The Pueribacillus theae genome contains the following window.
TGCTCGTCGCTTTACTAATTCCAACCATTATTGCGATGGTATTTTATCCCGATAAAATTGAAACAATCGGAGCGGCGTATGGAGGCATACCAAGTGCACTTCCCACCTTCCATTTTCCTGAAATCACACTTGAAAAAATAATCAACCTTTGGCGCCCTGCTTTTGTCATCGCCTTCCTTGGTGGTATTGAATCACTTCTTTCTGCTGTCGTCGCCGATGGAATGACTGGCAAACGCCATCATTCAAACAGGGAGTTGATCGGGCAAGGTGTCGCTAATATAGTCACACCGCTATTCGGAGGAATTCCAGCGACTGGAGCAATTGCCAGGACAGCTACGAATATAAAGAGTGGTGCCAAGACACCACTATCCGGTATTTTTCAAGGCGTCTTCGTCCTTATCACACTGCTGCTTTTTGCTCCTTATGCTTCATTTATCCCGCTTGCAAGCATGGCGCCAATTTTAATGATTGTCGCATGGAACATGAGTGAAAGTAAGTCTTTCGCCCATATTTTGAAATTGAAAAAGGGTGATTCCATTGTATTGATCGTTACGTTTCTGCTTACAGTATTCGTAAATTTAACAGTTGCCGTTGAAGTTGGATTATTGCTTGCGATGGTATCGTTTATCCGGCGAATGAGCGGAATGCTTGATATTGAGAAATTGCTCCCAATAAGGCAGAGTGAAGAAGCTTCGAAAGAATTTACTATAACAGATCGCAATTGTCCCGAATTCGATATTTATACGATTGAGGGCCCTTTATTTTTTGGCACCGCCGCTAAATTCGAACAAACATTATCTCAAGCAATCAATAAACGTCCAAAAATACTGCTCCTTCGAATGAACAATGTCCAGCTTATCGATGCATCAGGCGAAGGAAATTTATCAACTCTTGTCAAGAATTTTCAAAAAAGGGGCGGAATCATTTTAATTTCTGGAATAGGCGCGCAACCTCTTCAAATTTTAAAAAATAGCGGCCTCTACTATCAGATTGGCGCTAATCATGTGTTTGAAAAAATTGAGGATGCTGTAAACTATGCAAATTCTCTATTAAACAACCATTTGTGTAAAACATGCCGCCAAAAAGGATTTGAACAATGCGGAGCGTTCAACCTGCTTGAAGAACAAGAAAAAGCCTACGTATTGTCACAATAAATCTTTTATTTATTATGATAATCCCAGAAAAAAGGGTATGATGTTATATAGGAGCATTTATTATAAAGGGAGGCGCAAAGGATGTTATATTCAAGAATATTAGTGGCTTACGATGGTTCAAATTTAAGCAAAAAAGCATTGAATACAGCGACTGAACTGTTGAAGGAATCTTCAAACATCGAGCTGGATGTCGTAACTGTTTTTGAAATGCCAAGAGGGTATGAAAGTTTCGGTATATACAACGAAAACCTTTTGGCTGGATATCGCAGAGAAGCGGAAAAAATGATGGAAGATGTTGAAAAAGAGCTTAAAGCAAAGAATCTTCCAAACAAAATTTCAACTTATATTCTTGAAGGCAATACCCCAAAAATGCTCATAGAATTTGCTAACAATCATGACAGCGACCTAATCATAATCGGCAACAGAGGTTTGAGCGGATTTAAAGAGGTATTCCTTGGCAGCGTCAGCCATTATGTCGTTCAACGCGCAAACTGTCCTGTGTTTGTCATCAAATAAGAAGCGCCTCTAAGGCTGCTTCTTATTTTTTGTTTTCAATTAAGAAAAAGTATTAAAACCCCTTGCACCGCTCCAATTATCCCACCGAGCAATGCCCCAAGATACGTAATCATTTTAAATTCCTTGCTTGAAATCGCAAGGACAATC
Protein-coding sequences here:
- a CDS encoding SulP family inorganic anion transporter; this translates as MLHDDRFRGLTLQDVRKDLIAGITVGIVAIPLGMAFAIASGVKPEYGIYTTIIAGILVALLGGSRFQIAGPTGAFIPILLAIVLQYGYENLLIAGFLAGIILLFMGFFKLGSLIKFIPRSVTIGFTAGIAVIIFTGQIGNFFGLEGIEKKELFHENMLEIIHQFHTLNWYSALTALIGLAMIIMIPRIAPRVPILLVALLIPTIIAMVFYPDKIETIGAAYGGIPSALPTFHFPEITLEKIINLWRPAFVIAFLGGIESLLSAVVADGMTGKRHHSNRELIGQGVANIVTPLFGGIPATGAIARTATNIKSGAKTPLSGIFQGVFVLITLLLFAPYASFIPLASMAPILMIVAWNMSESKSFAHILKLKKGDSIVLIVTFLLTVFVNLTVAVEVGLLLAMVSFIRRMSGMLDIEKLLPIRQSEEASKEFTITDRNCPEFDIYTIEGPLFFGTAAKFEQTLSQAINKRPKILLLRMNNVQLIDASGEGNLSTLVKNFQKRGGIILISGIGAQPLQILKNSGLYYQIGANHVFEKIEDAVNYANSLLNNHLCKTCRQKGFEQCGAFNLLEEQEKAYVLSQ
- a CDS encoding universal stress protein; this encodes MLYSRILVAYDGSNLSKKALNTATELLKESSNIELDVVTVFEMPRGYESFGIYNENLLAGYRREAEKMMEDVEKELKAKNLPNKISTYILEGNTPKMLIEFANNHDSDLIIIGNRGLSGFKEVFLGSVSHYVVQRANCPVFVIK